DNA from Pecten maximus chromosome 18, xPecMax1.1, whole genome shotgun sequence:
cccacacgacaggagtacaacAAGACGTTagacttacctcccccacacgacaggagtacaactgacgtcagacttacctcccccacacgacaggagtacaactgacgtcagacttacctcccccacacgacaggagtacaactgacgtcagacttacctcccccacacgacaggagtacaactgacgtcagacttacctcccccacacgacaggagtacaactgacgtcagacttacctcccccacacgacaggaatacaactgacgtcagacttacctcccccacacgacaggagtacaactgacgtcagacttacctccccacACGACAGAAGTATaactgacgtcagacttacctccccacacgacaggagtacaactgacgtcagacttacctcccccacacgacaggagtacaactgacgtcagacttacctcccccacaTGACAGGAGTACAACTGACGTGAGAAGAGCCATCGCCTCAGCCTTTCGAGGGTGTAAGAAGTGCAGGAATATAATAATTCCGTGGACAAATATGGCAGTGAAGCCAAGACTCAGAGCAATAATTTCCAGCTTAATCAGAGGCTTTTTCCAATCCTGCCAATCTGTAACAGAAAACACACCGATAATTACCTGTTCAagtactcttttcataaaccgcttcgcggtttattcagagtacaccccagttttttgtgttattgctcaataacgtacaaaaatattacagttaaccctaaAATAACacacataacatatataacacatgtacacatatatccGTGTACGACCTATGAAAACGCATACTGACTACGACcattactatatatagaacactgATGGATAATTAATATTATTGATCACCACGTAGAGTTATTGTCAAAATTACTGACTTAGTTTTCATGTTAATAGTTAATTGGTAATTGATTAATATCATGCtacaaaatttaataattaataaacatTCATGTTTCAGAGTTAATGATTAATTAATCAACATTCAAGCTAAAAAGTTAATTATCAGCCAATTGAAATTTATGTAACAAAGTtgacaattaattaattaatagcTATGTTTCAAAGTTAATAATCAATCAATAGGAATTCATGTTACAAagttgataattaattaattaatattcatgttacaaaattcataattaatcaatattcctgtttaaaaattaataatcaattttccattgtttgtacgcaaaatgcggctttctgattggttgagattttgttttcataccactatgaaaaatattccgagaatggcgcgaaaaatgtgacgtcataatatgacaattgacgttgcgtattgatttgagaaaaagaatcccatatgAAAACcaataaaattgtacataaaacatgttttaaattagacaattattttcaaaaattaattttaaacgttgatgtcaattaatttttagtttcatagcgttatgaaaaaatatttgtttgcaaacttctgttAGAATCCGCTaagcggattcatacagttgCAGTCAATTTTTttataccccgatgaaactaaacaaaattaacatcaCTGCTTAAATAATCAATCATTTGAGATTCATGTTAACAATTTGATAATTGATTGATTAATGTTCGTGTTACAAAGTTAatataattgaataaatattcATGCCCCACATTTGATATTACTGAATAACAATTAAATGTCAATGTCACAAAGGTTATATTCTAGAATTAATgttcatattacatgtacacaaatcaGACTCGATCTTAATGTTGATTAATGACAATGGCACGTTTATAGCTGTAACTAGCTTTGACAAATAGCAACACGTGActcaaacaaaaaatgtattcgAGGTTTTCACATACAGAGTTGAAAGATGtcagattttattattttattttttttgacaatttttacTAATAAAGAAACACCGTTCATATAGGTTATGTCGTTATGATAAAGGTTTAATTGAAACAAGACTCACATCCTTCTCTGTGAAGGGGGTAAACATCCTGATTTCCCTCCTCAGTAAACCCGAACAGTTGGTGATGTATGCGGCCTTGGTGTCCAGTGGCAGTGTCCACTCCGTGGTCAGTGGCCCAAGTAGCCGAAAACAGATTATGCAGATGAACAGTGAACGCCACTACCAACACGCCACAATTTACACACTTCAAACCCAGGTACAGTTtcggaaatatttttttgaatttcGATTCGGAATCATGAATATTTTCTTCTCCCATTGGAATGTTTTTTCCAAGTCTGTCTCCAGTAACTGCCTGTGCGCTTTCCTCCATTACTTCTCGAGCTCTACTGTTccaaatttaattttgtttaatttatgaAAGATTTTGAACAATTTATCACGTTAAGCGATTACAGGCGGGGAAAGGGGTATCCCGTTAAATCCTGCCCGGATAATACTCAAAACAACTCAGGTTGTTGGTCTTAGACAGGGGTTAATGATGATCctcaaatataatacaaacacgatttcatatttgttttaaaatgaatccTAATGTCTGTgcataataaacatttaataatCAAATGCCACTCATTAAATAAGACGTAATTGGCCGAGGTACTGCACACGTGACAACAAGTCAGTGTCAATTTCAGCTGGCATTTAAATACTGATTTATACTATCAGTTTCATTCGAGGAATTCTGTTTACGGCGATAATCCTTCAAAATTCCGGACATTTTAATATGTTAGTGCCGGTCATAATGTCCTTGACACTGACATGTACTCCGTCaagaaaaaatgtaaatatggaACATTAGTTTAGATGAATACATGTACGGATTTTAACCTCAGAATAAAAGTGTTTAAATTAACACCCATTCTGTCTGTCTGGAGTTAATATATGTACGTAACAAGCTTATAAGGAATGATATGTATGTAGGCACGTGATCGTGTCAACTTGAAAGAAGGGTTTTGAGCTCGTCTAGAGACACGTCAAATTATTGCGAAGTTGTGaatttgataaacaatatagATCGCATTTGGATTATAATTTTCACCATAAGTTGAAAACTGTATTTTCATTATGCAAAAACCTAACCACAGCTGCAATGTTAGCAATGGACATTTAGCTGAACTTTTACCttaaactgtccaataagttatgtgatggttcatggatatgggcatttcagctgcatagtccaaatagctagcttttgtggctgtgcggttgtgtgtcgtgtctgtgtaccgaagttaagcaacgtcgatcgtggtcagctcttggatgggtgaccgctccGTTGTTCCCCCTGTGCACGTTACATTTGGTGGCAGCGAACGGGCCTGGTATCCTGTAGGGTGCCCTCGGACAGCATGGGAAGCACAATGTTCAGAGACTTGTTGGTGACTAGGGAGTCTGGTTATGAGGCGGTTCCGCTATAACAACAAGAGGGACAGTTGTGTTTGCTGAGGATGCCAGGTTGAACCCATGGAAGCTTCGGGACGAAGCTTATCGGCGAAGGGGGTAATGTGATGGTTCATGGATATgggcatttcagctgcatagtcCAATAGCTAGCTTTTGTGGCTGTGCGGTTGAGTGTCGTGTCTGTGTACCGACGTAACGTCGAGcgtggtcagctcttggatggATGACCGCTCCGTTGTTCCCCCTGTCCACGTTACAGTTATCTagaactgtccaataagttattaGAACTATCTAAAAAATGTAAGTTACTTAgagctgtctaataagttacctgtacctgtccaataagttatctgtacctgtccaataagttatctagagctgtccaataagttatctagaactgtccaataagttattaGAACTATCTAAAAAATGTAAGTTACTTAgagctgtctaataagttatctgtacctgtccaataagttatctagagctgtccaataagttatctagagCTGTCTAATAAGGTATctagagctgtccaataagttacctgtacctgtccaataagttatctgtacctgtccaataagttatctagagctgtccaataagttatctagagctgtctaataagttatctagagctgtccaataagttacctgtacctgtccaataagttatctgtacctgtccaataggttatctagagctgtccaataagttacctgtacctgtccaataagttatctgtacctgtccaataagttatctgtacctgtccaataggttatctagagctgtccaataagttatctagagctgtccaataagttacctgtacctgcccaataagttacctagaactgtccaataagttatctagaactgtccaataagttatctagagctgtccaataagttatctagagctgtccaataagttatctgtacctgtccaataggTTACctagagctgtccaataagttacctgtacctgtccaataagttatctgtacctgtccaataagttacctgtacctgtccaataagttatctagaactgtccaataagttacctgtacctgtccaataagttatctagagctgtccaataagttacctgtacctgtccaataagttacctgtacctgtccaataagttatctagaactgtccaataagttatctagaactgtccaataagttacctagagctgtccaataagttatctgtacctgtccaatatgttacctagagctgtccaataagttacctgtacctgtccaataagttatctgtacctgtccaataagctacctgtacctgtccaataagttatctagagctgtccaataagttacctgtaccttttcaataagttatctagaactgtccaataagttatctagagctgtccaataagttatctagagctgtccaataagttattaGAACTATCTAATAACTTACTGAgagctgtctaataagttacctgtacctgtccaataagttacctagagctgtccaataagttattaGAACTATCTAATAACTTACTGAgagctgtctaataagttacctgtacctgtccaataagttatctagagCTGTCCAATAACTTATTAGAACTATCTAATAACTTACTGAgagctgtctaataagttacctgtacctgtccaataagttacctagagctgtccaataagttatcagAACTATCTAATAACTTACTtagagctgtccaataagttatctgtacctgtccaataggttatctagagctgtccaataagttacctgtacctgtccaataagttacctgtacctgtccaataagttatctagctagaactgtccaataagttatctagaaCTGTCCTATAGGTTACCTAGAGCTGCccaataagttatctagagctgtccaataagttatctgtacctgtccaataggTTACctagagctgtccaataagttacctgtacctgtccaataagttatctagagctgtccaataagttatctgtacctgtccaataagttatctagagctgtccaataagttacctgtacctgtccaataagttatctagagctgtccaataagttacctgtacctgtccaataagttatctgtacctgtccaataagttatctagagcagtccaataagttatctgtacctgtccaataagttacctgtacctgtccaataagttatctagagctgtccaataagctacctgtacctgtccaataagttatctagagctgtccaataagttatctgtacctgtccaaaaagttatctgtacctgtccaataagttacctgtacctgtccaataggTTACCTAGagttgtccaataagttatctgtacctgtccaataagttacctgtacctgtccaataagttatctagaactgtccaataagttattaGAACTATCTAAAAAATGTAAGTTACTTAGAGCTGTCTAATAAGTTtcctgtacctgtccaataagttatctagagctgtccaataagttatctagagctgtctaataagttatctagagctgtccaataagttattaGAACTATCTAAAAAATGTAAGTTACTTAGAGCTGTCTAATAAGctacctgtacctgtccaataagttacctgtacctgtccaataagttatctagagctgtccaataagttacctgtacctgtccaataagttatctgtacctgtccaataggttatctagagctgtccaataagttacctgtacctgtccaataagttatctgtacctgtccaataagttatctgtacctgtccaataggttatctagagctgtccaataagttaccagtacctgtccaataggttatctaaagctgtccaataagttatctagagctgtccaataagttacctgtacctgtccaataagttatctagagctgtccaataagttacctgtacctgtccaataagttacctgtacctgtccaataagttatctagaactgtccaataagttatctagagctgtctaataagttatctagagctgtccaataagttacctgta
Protein-coding regions in this window:
- the LOC117316415 gene encoding uncharacterized protein LOC117316415; its protein translation is MEESAQAVTGDRLGKNIPMGEENIHDSESKFKKIFPKLYLGLKCVNCGVLVVAFTVHLHNLFSATWATDHGVDTATGHQGRIHHQLFGFTEEGNQDVYPLHREGYWQDWKKPLIKLEIIALSLGFTAIFVHGIIIFLHFLHPRKAEAMALLTSVVLLSCGGGGLLVKTSLDYSSTRPVYGFRDTTVPSTFVTDITEETGGMEAVIAGAMYFIAGVIDVMLILITSSNLPINPDVTTPTKTHDVTTLTKTPDVTTLTKTPDVTTPTKTPDVTTITKTPDVTTLTKTPVAIRSLEKEGPSLAN